One Penaeus chinensis breed Huanghai No. 1 chromosome 12, ASM1920278v2, whole genome shotgun sequence DNA segment encodes these proteins:
- the LOC125031242 gene encoding uncharacterized protein LOC125031242, with the protein MDESAGENAGAVAVAESTAADSPASVPVEEQLKRLEEKEHRARKRRPGSFWNKPPTYVYADNFGFGVQSYQSMIDYLDAKDHGGKANKDDVHLPMLEERCMRKFDPRKPFRRYKNCEIDEYIDKGENIRAQIRQNDTLGLSNVLRRTHTNWSMTRKFVQLVKNSYVVDYRKLHKKGHEFEDYEDYRSTSPLPVINYRELSPQPQFADYDYRELTPKPRYVDDLSAEFASVLNTLSQSRMEHEKELETRRERMRMLDSKFEEVVGQMYDKMSRINERADTIIRARPDQHAIEAAIGNEITLRNRARRDEDMRQMMECVNELTQMDSARNQLRTSLRNLDDEMYGLGSRVVDVQEQPHKEVQVDSDGTAGLDMLRSMIAARRSRSQSLARSVVQEEEDEELFVKSCRKPKKALIFPKHERITTRPKHPLLKDELLSDVHARVLNKAGEIGSRTSECRRISSRARFVNVFKPRPDTCDYDLIVEPSKVEMNIDYMAKTLAMRGACQRRWGVDDEGDRPVSNINTNAYKDYRELRARKPIEQHPSISNRVRYATMRARNRTTLLGY; encoded by the coding sequence ATGGACGAAAGCGCCGGAGAGAATGCGGGAGCCGTTGCCGTCGCGGAATCGACGGCCGCCGACAGTCCGGCTTCCGTTCCCGTGGAAGAACAGCTGAAGCGGCTCGAGGAGAAGGAGCATAGGGCGAGGAAGAGGCGTCCGGGATCCTTCTGGAATAAACCACCAACTTACGTTTACGCGGACAATTTCGGGTTCGGAGTGCAAAGTTACCAGTCTATGATAGATTATCTGGACGCGAAGGATCACGGCGGCAAAGCAAACAAGGATGACGTTCACCTGCCGATGCTAGAGGAGCGGTGCATGAGAAAGTTCGATCCCAGGAAACCATTCAGGAGATACAAGAACTGTGAGATTGATGAGTACATCGACAAAGGTGAGAACATCCGCGCGCAGATCAGACAGAACGACACCCTTGGCCTGAGCAACGTCCTGAGGCGAACCCACACCAACTGGTCTATGACGAGGAAGTTCGTGCAGTTGGTCAAGAATTCGTACGTGGTAGACTACCGCAAACTCCACAAGAAGGGCCACGAgttcgaggactacgaggactaCCGCTCGACCTCCCCTCTGCCCGTCATTAACTACCGCGAGCTCTCCCCTCAGCCGCAGTTCGCCGATTACGACTACCGCGAGCTCACTCCTAAGCCTCGCTACGTCGACGACCTCTCCGCCGAGTTCGCAAGCGTCCTGAACACACTCTCCCAGAGCAGGATGGAGCACGAGAAGGAGCTCGAAACCCGCCGCGAGAGGATGCGCATGCTCGACTCCAAGTTCGAGGAGGTTGTCGGTCAGATGTATGACAAGATGAGCCGCATCAACGAGCGCGCCGATACCATCATTCGGGCGCGCCCCGACCAGCACGCGATCGAAGCCGCCATCGGCAACGAGATCACCCTGCGGAACAGGGCGCGCCGCGACGAAGACATGCGGCAGATGATGGAATGCGTCAACGAACTTACTCAAATGGACAGCGCCAGGAATCAACTGCGCACGAGCCTGCGCAACCTTGATGACGAAATGTACGGTTTAGGCTCCCGCGTGGTCGACGTGCAAGAGCAGCCCCACAAGGAGGTACAAGTCGACAGCGACGGGACCGCCGGACTAGACATGCTGAGGTCAATGATTGCCGCGCGCAGGAGTCGCAGCCAGTCCCTGGCTCGCTCCGTCgttcaggaagaggaggacgaggagctcTTCGTCAAGAGTTGCAGGAAGCCGAAGAAGGCCCTCATCTTCCCCAAGCACGAGCGCATCACCACTCGCCCCAAGCACCCACTGCTCAAGGACGAGCTGCTGTCCGACGTCCACGCCCGCGTCCTCAACAAGGCCGGCGAGATCGGCTCCCGCACCAGCGAGTGTCGCAGGATCAGCAGCCGCGCCCGATTCGTCAACGTGTTCAAGCCGCGCCCTGACACCTGCGACTATGACCTGATCGTCGAGCCGTCCAAGGTCGAGATGAACATCGACTACATGGCCAAGACCCTCGCCATGAGGGGCGCGTGTCAGCGCCGTTGGGGCGTCGACGACGAGGGCGACAGGCCCGTctccaacatcaacaccaacgcCTACAAGGACTATCGTGAGTTGAGGGCGAGGAAGCCCATCGAGCAGCACCCGTCCATCAGCAACCGCGTCAGGTACGCAACCATGCGCGCCAGGAACAGGACCACACTCCTCGGCTACTAA